Part of the Brevibacillus brevis genome is shown below.
ACGAAGGTTCGTTCAGTGCGTTTTATCGGACCGGATGCGGCTTTGCTGCGGGCGATAGCAGGAATGGTGCCGCCGGGAAAGACTGACATCGAACCCGGGCTCAATGCGGTCCAGACCCTCGTCGCGGAGAAGAGCGGGGGAGAATGGCGGGTCGTCCATTTTCAGAATACACCCGCACAATTCCACGGTCGCCCGGAAATGGTCGAGGCGATGACCGAAGAGCTCCAGGCGTTGCTCAAGTGAGTGGAGAGGAGGGATAAGAATTGTGCCGTAACATCAAAACGTTGTTCAACTTCGATCCGCCTGCGACGGATGAGGAGATCCATGCTGCCGCACTCCAATTCGTGCGA
Proteins encoded:
- a CDS encoding SgcJ/EcaC family oxidoreductase, yielding MSTQTDGPAGAPLEEEGQIRALYARLIAGWNERSAERMAAPFASDGSLVGFDGSTVESRKGIEEHLQPIFASHPTPPYVTKVRSVRFIGPDAALLRAIAGMVPPGKTDIEPGLNAVQTLVAEKSGGEWRVVHFQNTPAQFHGRPEMVEAMTEELQALLK